In Cololabis saira isolate AMF1-May2022 chromosome 14, fColSai1.1, whole genome shotgun sequence, a single genomic region encodes these proteins:
- the LOC133460151 gene encoding coiled-coil domain-containing protein 169-like produces the protein MSKDSDRSKNDLARLQADFEEERKIKETLEESVSDLRRTVYELQERLQGVDGEGNEWRTRYESQLEVNGQLERQSSLLREKLEIIRGNPMDRLASIRSYEDMPEEMLKEHLKLQTEEKLELQTQLRNCHLQMEQEGKAFHKTNDERRAYLSEIAMSSTHEARRRRISSQPQRAPGSQQSRKQTSRKTEADSKKGKEGEEHGGGEHLKGGGGGDSAIERRKEMETLRERRLPSKHYLKHNR, from the exons ATGTCTAAAGACAGTGACCGTAGTAAAAACGATCTGGCACGGCTGCAGGCAGACtttgaagaagaaagaaagataaa AGAGACGCTGGAAGAGTCCGTCTCAGATCTACGCAGGACCGTGTATGAGCTGCAAGAAAGACTGCAAGGTGTTGATGGTGAAG GGAATGAGTGGAGGACCAGGTATGAGAGCCAGCTGGAGGTAAATGGACAGCTGGAGAGGCAGAGCTCACTCCTCCGGGAGAAGCTGGAGATTATAAGAGGAAACCCCATGG ATCGACTGGCCTCTATCCGATCATATGAGGACATGCCAGAG GAAATGCTTAAAGAGCATCTAAAGCTCCAGACagaggagaagttagagctccaGACTCAGCTGAGGAACTGTCATCTTCAAATGGAGCAGGAGGGAAAG GCATTTCATAAAACCAATGATGAGAGGCGGGCGTACCTCTCAGAAATTGCTATG AGTTCTACCCACGAGGCCCGTCGGAGACGCATTTCCTCTCAGCCACAGAGAGCACCGGGGAGCCAGCAGAGCAG GAAGCAGACTAGCAGGAAGACGGAGGCTGATtctaagaaaggaaaagaaggagaagaacatggaggaggagaacatctgaaaggaggaggaggtggtgatTCAGCCATAGAGAGAAGAAAGGAGATGGAAACGTTAAGGGAGAGGAGGTTGCCCTCAAAACACTACCTGAAACACAACCGCTAA
- the LOC133459445 gene encoding spartin-like codes for MTEPAELLLIRDQYELAFHSLGLGLVAEEADNRAEAVACYRKAQLHLTQGLDVPAGGDRHQGPAWDTARLLQQKMRDTLGTLSAHLSEPDQPQLTTGDHRNLLLKDLPPNLYPDLATDSQPSHSSVHHLYPTIPATQNATPTPGAAPVLLSPASPAAADAAHTDTVPAAALGSAAMENSGEQPPAYTPKPTDGHRSLGLFSVQPSLGSGKQSEVTGGNGNELLSIPFGVQLFFVEPNGQVSSLSYPGYLRIITLDREHKDSAAGKPSAFLHVCDRLYPLTSDTPVLLANSGIFMFPDSLAEIPGSYVGIVLSSELPSADREMFQDLLSQLAELRIQGPEGTEAEVMNLSSKVPLGPLHEKTGLTAPGAEKDKLPLPGWSEKMAQGILSGATRLSESLAKGAEVTGKVIHKGAAKIRDHITPEDTPSEVSPRVSKGLNVAKKATGGAVRVSQFLVNGVSTIAEQVADKVAPRVKKHGAKLIPESMKKTQEGRASNLDGAKFVAASGVQGFSTVWSSLESGAKNVCKGVATETVQTVKYKYGDDASQATDTALKSVANVGLTAHNIDNLGIKAFLKTAGKKTAKAFFRGHNGQRTESEGTDVQKEEQHEQAEENKEQEHTEKKEVEKKE; via the exons ATGACCGAGCCTGCTGAGCTGCTGCTCATCAGGGACCAGTATGAGTTGGCATTTCATTCTCTGGGTCTTGGCTTGGTGGCAGAAGAAGCCGACAACAGAGCAGAAGCTGTGGCGTGTTACAGAAAGGCTCAGTTGCATCTCACTCAGGGGCTGGATGTTCCCGCTGGAGGGGACCGGCACCAGGGGCCTGCCTGGGACACGGCCAGACTGCTGCAGCAGAAGATGAGGGACACCCTGGGGACGCTCAGCGCCCACCTTTCTGAGCCGGACCAGCCTCAGCTGACAACAGGAGACCACAGGAACCTACTCTTGAAGGACCTTCCTCCTAATCTTTATCCAGACTTGGCTACTGACAGTCAGCCCTCACACAGCTCTGTCCACCATCTGTACCCCACCATACCTGCTACCCAGAATGCAACCCCAACCCCCGGTGCAGCCCCTGTCCTGCTCAGTCCTGCGtcccctgctgctgctgatgctgcacacacagacacagtccCTGCAGCCGCTCTGGGAAGTGCAGCCATGGAGAATTCAGGGGAGCAGCCCCCGGCGTACACGCCTAAACCCACAGACGGCCACCGCAGCCTGGGGTTATTTTCTGTCCAACCCAGCCTGGGGTCAGGAAAGCAGAGTGAAGTGACAGGAGGAAATGGAAATGAGCTGCTTTCCATCCCGTTTGGGGTGCAGCTGTTTTTTGTTGAACCCAACGGCCAGGTCAGCTCTCTGTCTTACCCCGGCTACCTCCGCATCATCACGCTGGATAGAGAGCACAAGGATTCTGCTGCTGGGAAACCCTCTGCTTTTTTACAT GTGTGTGACCGGCTGTACCCCCTGACCTCGGACACCCCGGTGCTGCTGGCCAACTCTGGGATCTTCATGTTCCCAGACTCCCTGGCAGAGATACCAGGCTCTTACGTGGGCATAGTTCTCTCCTCTGAACTGCCCTCTGCTGACCGGGAGATGTTTCAGGACCTGCTATCACAGCTGGCTGAACTCAGGATTCAG GGCCCAGAAGGGACAGAGGCAGAGGTGATGAACTTAAGTAGCAAAGTCCCCCTGGGTCCCCTGCACGAGAAGACAGGTCTGACAGCACCGGGGGCTGAGAAGGACAAACTACCGCTGCCGGGGTGGAGTGAGAAGATGGCACAAGGAATCCTGTCAG GAGCTACACGGTTAAGTGAGTCACTTGCAAAAGGAGCAGAGGTCACTGGGAAGGTCATTCACAAAGGAGCCGCCAAGATCAGGGACCACATCACgccagaggacacgccgtctgAAGTCAGTCCCCGGGTCAGCAAGGGTCTGAATGTGGCCAAGAAGGCCACGGGCGGCGCCGTCCGAGTCAGCCAGTTCCTAG TGAACGGCGTGAGTACGATTGCAGAGCAAGTAGCAGACAAGGTGGCTCCCCGTGTGAAGAAACACGGAGCTAAGCTGATCCCGGAGTCCATGAAGAAGACCCAAGAGGGCCGAGCTTCCAACCTGGACGGAGCCAAGTTTGTAGCAGCCAGCGGTGTACAAG GTTTCTCTACTGTTTGGTCCAGTCTGGAGTCTGGAGCAAAGAATGTTTGCAAAGGTGTTGCAACTGAGACTGTTCAAACAGTGAAGTACAA GTATGGGGACGATGCAAGCCAGGCCACAGACACTGCTCTAAAGTCAGTGGCCAATGTTGGCTTGACTGCACACAACATTGACAATCTGGGCATCAAAGCTTTCCTGAAGACGGCCGGCAAGAAGACGGCCAAGGCCTTTTTCAGAGGCCACAATGGACAGCGGACAGAAAGTGAGGGGACGGATGTCCAAAAGGAGGAACAACATGAACAGGCTGAAGAGAACAAagagcaggaacacacggagaagAAGGAGGTAGAGAAGAAAGAATAG
- the LOC133460190 gene encoding cyclin-A1-like produces the protein MNFNSSGHRSSPAHKENIPLSSKPDGIQRYRTKQRTVLGVLSDNEQRGRPLSQGSHISKCSSISDNSQLNFLSLPSSSGYDLYVEEACEVVLAASGEELVSDRDDLDAEAHALQNEHMRLLLELSSSSHQDSSMHSEADESLLWTPTLCVDYADDIHQNLRESEKRFRAKQGYIERHPEITTGMRPILVDWLVEVAQDYQLTSETLHLAVNYMDRFLSCTTDVRRGKLQLVGTAALMIAAKYEEIFVPKLNEFVYITDSTYTRKQLVQMETTLLRVLSFNMSAPTIYQFLRLFISIHSVCPKTENLALYIAEQSLMEMDPVLQYNPSIVAAGCYCLATYTINQSLWPHSLIAFTGYTMGEIMPCLSNLHELYINAESCPHKAIRNKYRNSK, from the exons ATGAACTTTAACTCCAGTGGCCACCGTAGCAGTCCTGCTCACAAAGAAAATATTCCACTTTCATCAAAACCGGATGGTATTCAGCGCTACAGGACCAAACAGCGGACAGTTCTTGGTGTCTTGTCAGATAATGAGCAACGTGGTCGACCCCTCAGCCAG GGAAGTCACATTTCCAAATGCAGTTCAATCTCCGACAACTCGCAGCTGAACTTTCTTAGCCTTCCATCCAGCTCTGGCTATGATCTGTATGTTGAAGAGGCTTGTGAAGTCGTCCTTGCAGCTTCGGGGGAAGAGCTGGTCTCAGACAGGGATGACCTGGATGCTGAAGCCCAtgctctgcagaatgaacacaTGAGGCTCCTGCTAGAGCTTAGTTCAA GTTCACACCAAGATTCTTCCATGCACTCTGAAGCAGATGAATCGCTGCTGTGGACGCCCACTCTTTGTGTAGACTATGCTGATGACATTCACCAGAACCTGAGGGAGAGTGAA AAAAGGTTCAGGGCAAAGCAAGGGTACATAGAGCGACATCCAGAGATCACCACCGGTATGCGGCCCATCCTGGTGGATTGGCTTGTTGAAGTTGCCCAGGACTACCAACTCACTTCTGAGACTCTGCACCTTGCTGTCAACTACATGGACCGTTTTCTGTCCTGCACAACAGATGTGAGGCGGGGCAAGCTGCAGCTGGTTGGCACAGCCGCATTAATGATTGCCGC AAAATACGAGGAGATATTTGTTCCTAAGCTGAATGAGTTTGTGTACATCACAGACAGCACCTACACTCGGAAACAGCTGGTCCAGATGGAGACTACTTTGCTGAGGGTGCTGTCTTTTAACATGTCTGCACCCACCATATACCAGTTCCTCCGCCTTTTCATTTCCATCCACTCCGTGTGTCCAAAAACGGAGAACCTTGCCCTG TATATAGCAGAGCAAAGCCTGATGGAAATGGATCCTGTCCTGCAGTACAACCCGTCTATAGTGGCAGCTGGATGCTACTGCCTAGCCACCTACACAATAAATCAATCGCTTTGG CCTCACTCTTTAATTGCCTTTACGGGATATACTATGGGTGAAATTATGCCCTGCCTGAGCAATCTCCACGAACTATACATCAACGCAGAGAGCTGCCCTCACAAGGCCATACGGAACAAGTACAGAAATTCAAAGTAA